Within the Trichoderma breve strain T069 chromosome 3, whole genome shotgun sequence genome, the region TTCAGGTGCCCCAAGAAGCCTCGGGCATCAACTTCAACGCGTGGAGCGACGGCGGAAGCTGGAGCGGAAACATGACTGTGTACGACCAGGCGAACCTGCAGATCCAGTGGATCGAGATGATATACAACACCTCCGCTCCGACGACGTCGACGACAAGGAGGAGGGATCCCAGTCACCTCTGGAGCCGCGATGCCGGCCCCAGGGGAGAACTGCTCCGGCGGCGAGACTCCTCTTCCCGCACCTGCAAGGTCGTGTGCAGCATCGACGACGTCGCGGAAGCGGGAGTCGCCACTATGCTGTGGAATAGTAGTAGCACAGCCACGCGGATGGCCGGTGCTGACGCACCaaatggcatggcatgggcgTGGGCCCTGCTTGTTGGGAGTCTCGTCTGGCTCGTGGCCGTTTGAACGGGACCAAAAGGACCTTTTGAACCTTGCTTAGGCGCCCGTCGGTATGGATCAAGAGCCAGGCTGTGCCTGGACTGTGGATGAAAGACTTGAGAAACACGGGGTGTCAGGACATGGATGCAAGCGACACTGCCTCGGTTCTTAATACCGAGTGTTATACCGGTTGTTGAAGCAGCCCTTGTATACGGCTGGCTTGTGGGATGGGAGCGTAACATTTACGATATACGATACATTACTCACGACTTACGTCGACGATTTCACGTCATCTTCACATGTATACACTCTATTTACAACAGCCTCTTGCAGATGTAACACAACAGGGCCATCTGATATCAGTAGATGTTGGATGTGATTCCAAGTTCACCCATACAAGCCATTGTTCTCCTGCCATTGTCTCTCTTCAAAGCTGCCACTACTCATAGCCAGTCAATAGCATAAACTCTCAGATGAGATCACTAATACAGAAACATAAATCAACTCGTCTGTACCCGCTGTAAGACATACAACTTTCATGCACTTTTGTGTCGCCTCCAACAATCTTGTTCTGCATTGACAGGCCCCCTGAATCCTCACCTCTAAGCGGAGGAAATAGCACCCACTCCCTTGACAGGCAAATGTCCTGTTGATCTCTCACAACAAGGATCCATAAGCCTGCTTTCATATCCTGAGACCGCTCAATgtgcgtacgagtacagggAATACCGTGGGAAGCACGGGGTAATATTACGGATCTGACCCGACACTACTCTCTACACCTGACCCCTGGTGACTCAGATCTGACTATCCCCATACGCGGACGCCTTCGCTCTCTTCACTCGTGATCCGACGGAGATACTGTACATAACTCgatacatacatatatatatttatatatactatTTAATATGTCACGCCGGCTTCTAATAGTAGTTGCGGTCTTTGTTGTTAGAGGACTAAGCCAGGCCAGGACCCACAGACCAAGTAACAACAACGTGGACATAACAGCTGGAACTAAACTTCATGACACATAACTACATAGACCAAAGCCCAAAGTAAGCTGACATGCGCTGTATTCGTTTAAAATCATCTTATCCAACCTCATGGGCCCTTGCTGTGGTCCCACGGAAACTTCCAGTCTCCTTTTTTCGATTTTTTTGTATCTCTTTTCCATGACCGCCAATAACATTCCATGAtacataaaaaaaataagacAACTTTTCATTACCATAATCCATAACcacccccttttttttcatccttATGTTAAAAATGCTGAGTAACACCAATCAGTGGTACAATGGGTATATCCACCACGTCGTCCTCCTCGGACCGGGCTTGTAAAAAGAATTGCCCAAAGACATGGCCCATGCCACCAAAGTGATGCTTCTTTACTTCGTACATCGAGGGGCTAGAGTTAAAacgtataataaaaataatatttggGGGCCATGACTCAAATCATGCAATATGCGAGGCATAACCTTTCGGTAATCGTGATGTATTCCTTGTTTGAACAGCCTTTTTAGAGTAGTGCTAGTAGTTGTGTTTTGTTATTACCCTTAGTCGTAAGCCTTGGCGTAGCCGGGGTCGTTGGAACGAGCGGAGTTTAAACAACTCTACGAAACATCTCGATTCTCGTTCTCCACAACTCCGTCTTACGCGAAGCCAGGTACTAGGACCTAGGACCTGCCAGGGAAAGGGGGGGCCGCAAAGCTGCATCTCGTTCTTGGATACCGAGCGTTTGGACGAGCGTGTCATACCACCCTTGCCCAAGAGGTTCGACGGTTGGCCATCCACTTCAGGATACCGCGAGCCCACGCACCGAGTTTAGCCTTGAGATGGACGAACCATGCCATGCTAATGCACTCCCGAGAGCTAATGctgaaggaagaagagagaaaatgcaTTTCAACTCTCAAGAGAGTGTAAAATCCGTCCCAGGAGGGACAAGACGACCTCCGTCGTATCACCGTTTCATAGGCAACGCCAACATCGTTAGGCTATCCGCGGAGGCCGTGTAATAGTCAATCACCTCAAGTGTGTCTGATCGAATTGAAACGGCTGATTCGGGAAAGCCATGCTAGCACTGAGGCCGAAGGGATCCCAGTCGGGTTGCTGGTCCAACAGCTGCGTCATTGAGGGATACTGGGAGCCGGTCGTGACTTGGTGTCCTGGCCCGGTGGAAGCTGGTGAAAGAAGCATCGGTTGTTGTTCGCCGTTGAAGCCGCCAGGGTATGGGCCGGGGCCACTAGGCGTCTCAATCTCTGAATCATCGACCATATCGGCTTCATATTCTTGCTCTATATAGCAAAGCATTAGTAAATAAATGGAAAAATTCACCTCAACTCTGTAGGTCTTGTCTTACCCAGTTGCTCAATATGATTCTGGAATGAGGGTGTCGGATAGAACGATGCACCAGAGCCCATCGCCCCGCGATTCCCAGTTTGCATCATTGGCTGCCTCGCTGAGGGCGTCGTGATGGAAATGGGAGTCATCTGCTGCCGGGATAGCCCAGAGATGGACCCTCTCATAGACATGGTATCAGAGGCCGCAGGAGAAAAGGCCGAGCTCGCGGTATTGGGGGAGTTGGCGTGAGATGAGGGCGCAGGTCGATTCTTTGGAGATGGCGCAGTCTTGTGAGGCTGTAGGGGCGGCGGAAGAGCGGTGCCGGGCTCAGTCTTGGGAGCAATGCTAGACTTGCGCGCATGGTGCCGGTGCATCATGGTGCGTTGAAGGGGAGGCGGCTGTACCAGGTTCTGTGGCATATGAGTAGGTGCCAAGTTGGGACTGCCGGTTTTGGCTTGAAGCTCGGCTTGGACATCGATGCCTTAAGAGTGAACAGCGTCAGTTAAGAGGTCATATAGAATATGTAGCATAACAACCTACCCTTCTCAAGAAGGATGCGCTCGAGTAGCGAGTTCTTGTAGCGGAGCATCAGACATTCTTCGGCGGCAGTGCGATGCGCAGCCTGTAGATTATGCAGGTTGGACTCATGGACACGAATAGTTTCCTCTAGTTGCTTAATGTACTCGGTGCGACGCTCGCGAAAGGCAGCCTGAGCTTGTCTGTTGCGCTGTTTGCGCTCTTCAGATGTCGCATAGATCTGGCGAGAGAGAAACCCGGGTTAGCTTGGACGCAGTGGTAGCCATGtcatgatgttgttgtcTTTAGGGAACATGGGGGTTTGAAGCGAGTTACCCGAAAGGGCAGCAGAACGCCATGACCACCCATGCGGCCGTCTTATAAGACAAGCCAGCATCGAAGTTATCGTTGGTAGTGCCAGTGTATATGTATACTTGTATACTTGTATACGATGGTAGTTGGCATCCTACCAGATAGCATGATAGCGTTGATAAGGGAATGGGTGTTGGCCCCTAGAAGGGGAGGGCAGAATGTGTAGTGTTGGGTAGAGTTGGATGAGTGAGGGGTAGTATTGGGTGAGATCCGAGATAGACTAGCAGCACTACTGCATCGTCGTCTGGTATttataaaaaggaaaagtcATGATGCTgggaagaggcagagagagataAGGAAAGTAGAGGCACTGACTGGCTTGCGGCCACCCTTTCGCTTGGGTTGCTGGCCATCTTGAGAGACGTTGATGATTGTGCTACCGCTGCCGGCAGTCATGGAAGGGATCTGCTCCCTCTCCGGAGTGGAACCAGTCGACTCCTCGCTCTCATCCCGGTGAGGGTTCGGCGGCTTGTTGTCGATGGACATCTTGTCGGCCATGCCTTGGGTAACGGCGCGGCGGCCCTTCGAGACGACAGCCGCGCTGCGGCAAGCGCCCCAGTGATTTCAAGAAGACAAAACAGCCGTCCCGGTGACGTCGTCGGGGGTGGGACGCCCGGTATCAGGGACAGCGGCGGCGGGCTATCAGAGGGATGGCCAGCCGACTCAAAAGGGCGTCTGTGGTTCGCCCAAGGAAAGCTGTTATCAACGAGTTTAGGCAGCGGGCGAATGCAATTGCAGGGTCCTCTGGGCGCAAAAAGTCGACCAGAGAGATAGGCGTTCGGCAGCGCGTCTGTGGCGCCTATGAGCGGCCGAGGATGCGCCTGGCGGGCAGAAACGTAAGAAAAACAGGAGCGAGAGATAAGGAAGCGTCGCCCCGAGCTTCCAGAAAGATAATTTGCAGGCTCCAAGAGGGTCAGTCGAAGATACAGAAGCTCGCAAAAGCTGGTGGGAAAAGGCGCCGCGACTTGTTTTATGTAATGGGAATTGCGAAGAGGGGAGCCAGCAGCGTCTCCGGCGGCGACATTtgcgctggagctggcccCCCGTCCTTTATGGGCAATTTTCCTACCAGCCCAGAACCAGAACTAGCCACAGCGGACGGGGTACAGCGTTTTAGGCTTCGCAGCGACACTTGGAGGCTTGCTGGCGACTGACTGGTGACTGCAGGGTCGGCCGACGACCCAGCGCAAGGTGGAGCGATGAGCGAGCTCGGCGCTGGCGTGGCCAGACAAGGCAAAggatgcaagaaaaaaaaaaaaacgagcCAGCGGCCGGTACGAGAGATGGGGCCGGGGCTTGCAGGTCTGCGCGGGTACCTGTGAGACGTGAGCCGTGCAAGTTCTTGTCACAGCGCTCGGCGTGCGTTCTGGCTGCTTAGCCCGTGGCACCAGAGCGAGCTTGAGGCCCCGGTTCCGCGCACCGGCATCTCAGGGAGCGGAAACGATGCAAGGCCTGAGGCCGGGACAGGGCAGATGCGACCCGACACTCCGATGGCATCTGGAATTGGACCccagagagagacaaagaatTTACGTTATGACACCAACCAGTGCTAGGTACTTGCAACTCTCACGAACACGACACGGAAAACAAAGAGGCTGCGCCCTcgcatgtactcgtaccgcctgctggctggcaaggcaagaaaaaaaattattcGGCCAACCATCCATCTGCGAGTGGGTGTGCTGTGGGCTGTGGCCGGTTGGCTTTCGCCTCGATCCAGTCTGGAGGCTTTTCCCCAGCCGACGCGTCAGGTGGTCGCTCGGGCTAGAACTCCTTGGGAACTGTCTGGGCTAGGCAATGCTAGGGGCCCCGGGGAGTGGAatggccatcatctgcttttCTTGCGCACTccaccctctctctccaccacgGCTTGCAGTTGAAATTTTCATCGGCTGGCCAAGTTGGAGTCGAGCGAGTCTCCTTGGTTGCTTGGCTCATGGGTGGGACCCCGCTTGGCTTGTGCTgctctcttctgcttctgctgcactCGCACTCGCAACTCGTACAGTATTGATACAATCCATTACAAGTAATGGCCGTGCCGCTGGCTTGAGCTGCCACGAGTACAGCTTTCTTTGTCGGCCATACTCCGTATCCTCCACCCCTTCCAAATGTCCGCCGCGCCGCCTTCAATTGTTCGCCATGCCTAGCTAGTCCATGCGTCGACAGTCCATTGCTGTGCAAATCCTGCCAGGGGTAACGGGCAACTcctctgctgcagctcggaCACATTCGCCGCCAGCCGCAAGCCTCGTTGCTCACTAGCACAGCGCCGATGAGCGAATATTAGCATGGCTTGCATGGATGAGAAGGGAAACGAAAATATCGACCACCACTAATACCGTACCGTACTAACTAGGCACGAATACGTTgagtacagtacagaagATGACAGCGAAGAGAAGTGACATTGATCAGCAGCTGCGTTTGAACCACACCACCACGCAACAAAACCAGCGGCTCTAGTGCCGACTGGCTGCAGTATACCCCAACGAGACCTGGCGGGCCCACGATGCTGCCGCGGAAAGGAGAAGGCGACAAGATTTGCTTCAGGTAGAATGCTTGTACTCCGGTGTTCGTCCTTGGCAGGCTTGCAGCGGTTACGGCGAAGCTATTCGCAACTAACTCAAGCGGCCCCCAGCTGGCCTGCCTAGTTGCAAATCTCGAAACGCTCCTTGCCTGTTCAGGTCCTGTCTATTTCACGACCATCGAGGGCAATACTACTACgagtatacggagtacatacgGAGTAATATCTGGTCTTTCTGGTTGTCGCGCAAAGCAGGTTCAGCACTCTGTATGGGTAACCTGGATTTTGCCCCGTTGCTTGGTTGCTCTGAAACGGGCTTACATGCTCGTACAGCAGAGCTGGTCTCTCCTCGGTTTAAGCTTAACCTGGTCTCACCACGCCCCTCGACGAGCATCTCGATGACATTGTGCGTGTCTTGCCTTGCCTGATGCACCCGCGGAAAACTAGCACTGCTGCTAGTAGTTGTTAGCAGGCAGCCCAGCACTGATCAGCCAGAGACGTCCACCATTCCACCCGAGACATGCAGCCTATTGGTTTCTGGCGAGGATTGCCCTGCTGCAGATCCGACGCCTCCTCGTTCGCGAGCCGTCACCAGGCTGCGAGTACGAGAACTCCATCAATTGCCAACTCACGTAGCCGTGATTAGCCTCAGAGTCTTCTCCAATAATGAATGCACGGCTTGGGATTGTGACGCGTGGTGTCGGAAGACGTTGTGCGTTGTCTCGGGACCGCATTGCCAGCGGTTATGTATATGCACGAGACTGCATGCGTCGTTGTGCCGGAGGTCCGGTCGAGGCGTCCTGTTGTCTTCATATTGGTCAATTCGTGGCGTTGTGGCTCTTAGTCTCACCGAACATcatctccttttcctcgacCCCATTCTGGGGAGACTCCACGACGTTTAACTACTGTATGGGGGCAGAAAAGTAGTGTTCCCCTGACACGCACAACGTTCAGCCAACCATCTCGCAACAACCAAGCAAACTCCGCAATTGGGGCTGCCTTCTTACTCCAACGATGGTTCAGCTAGGACGGGCGCTCAGTACCACCAAGGATATCCCGGAACTCTTCACCAACTCTTGAGACAACCGTCGACAACCGCAGTCATGTGGTGAGGCTGTGGCTTGCCGACCTCATCAAAGAAGCCCCCAAAAGTTTACAATGCCCGCGTGATCGGTGTAACGGGCGAGGGCGGAGAGGCAGACATAAAAATGTCTTTGCCTCTGGATCATTCCGAGCAAGCAGCATTAGTGTCCTAGCCCAATGCTGATTTCAGATCCAACCGGCTCACGGCTAGACATATCATTGACGTTGCGTTCAAGTATGTAAGCGCCGTCACTCTTACCACCACGCAAGGATCATGTTTCGAGTAGTAATTCCGCTGATAATGCCTGCCAAAGCCGGatgccctctctctcctcccttgcAAAATACGGAGCGCTTCATGTCAAACATCCCGTCAGCGCCACAAAGCCATGGGATATCAGCTTCCAAAATGCCAGCCCCCAGGTCCCAAGGGCTAGGTCATCCCAACTTGAGCGCCACCAACTTTTCCCCAGCTTCCTCGGAGATGTGCCAATCAGCTTCCCCATCAAGCAAGATTGTCTCTCGGCTGTCGGAGCTAGCTCCAAGAGGAGTTCGCCGCTAACGCAAGAAATCGCAAAATCATTGCAAGTTTGTCCAAGTTGCAGAATTGCCGAGTAGAATTCATCCAGTTTTGAGGGAGGTGAGCCGCTGTCCACCAAACTTTGAATGTGCATAGTGTGATGGTGGTCAGGCGATGAATAAGCGGCCTACAACAGTTGTGAAGCAACGATGTGctccctccatcttgaaTCATGGCAGCCAGTGTCCGGCATGACCTCAGTTCCAATTGGTGACACGCCGAGCTGAAAAACGGTACGCATCAAGATCTCTCTCTATACATTACTTGGCCGAATTGGCATCAAATACTTTGTGAAGGGATGCCCATATATACGACACGagaaaagtaaataaaatgACCTAATTCGACCACGCCGCTCTccctaaataataaaagacCACACCCGTTGCCGCCATCCAAAAATCCTACGGCCGTCATCGATGTGCATGGGAACGAAGATCATCTTTTCCTGGCTGTTGGCGAGCTATTAGACGCCACCTTCTCATAGCCTGCACAACGTTTTCGTCCACCCCAACCGCCCTTCGCCGACACTTGGGACAGATTTGGATATATCCCATTTTATACAGTCGCTTACCGAGAACGGATCTGGTCATCCGGTGAGAAAATAATCATCGGGTCCGGCGGATGTCACGGCATTCGAGCTAGAAAGAGCCTTTCTCTAGTGTCATCACCGTCATCACCTGGCAGCTACACATGGTCCGCAAGGCGATTTCTGGAAGGATTCTAGCGCAGCACATCGACAAAGTAGCGCTCCGATTTTCGGGTCGGAGTGCGGAGGACTCCGCAGTGTCGTGCTTTTCTGGGGGGCTCTTTTCGGTCTCGAGGAGAGCATGATTGGGTGGCTGATGAATTGCCTAAAGTCCTAGAATGAGCGCTTAGGAATTGACATGCAATGCATCTCAACAACGCCTGTCACTGTCTGTCGCTGTTCTTCGCTGTCCGACGCCCTCGAAAAGGGAACTCCGCAGCCTCGTATTTCGCTAGATCAAGGGAGCCTGCGCTTGATTCGCAGGAGACATAAAGCATCCATGATCTTTTATAGAGAGCAGGGTGCACAGCAAAGAGGTCACTCAATTTGAGCTCCTGCAAGTCCATATACCACTACGGAGTAGAAACTGTTTTGTCGCACCCATAGCAGCTGCTCATACCAGGAAGATGCACATTGCCCGTGAACATATTGGCGATGAAAGTTGTACCGTCGAGGAATAAAGGTCTCAtttaaaaagagaaagaaaagaatctctaattcctttttcttctaggTGGTtacttttgtttcctttcttctctcttcttcatctcttttgcATAGGCGGGCAATCAGATGCTTTAGGTTGCTGCTCAGTCAGCCGTTGCCTAGGCAGCTGCTCAGTAGTACCGGACATTTTTCAACACAAAAGGCGGCCAGCATCAGCGCAAGGCTTAGCACATCATGAGATCTGTGATAAAATCGATCTCAGATAGACGACAATGCGATTTGATAATAGATCCTGTGATTGACCATGTGATTAATTCGCCGATGCGTGCGCAAACGACGTATGAGAGCTCACGTTATTTCCCCATAGAATCATCATACAGTGTTAATTGGGAAACTCTTGTGCCGTAATCTCTCCAACTGATACTGTGGGCCCACTTTGTGCCCTTTTTTGGAGCTTGGACAACAAGAAAGTAAACAAACCCCCGCTGACTACAAACTCGTGCCATTTGTTTTCATGTCATCACCTCCCACCAGGAATCCATCACGACATTCCTCGCCAGGTCTACAAGACATTTCACCAACCAGCTGCGTTGCCCAAAGTACTGCTATCAATACCCCCTTACCCTGCAGTTTTAGCCAGATTCGAGCGCAATATAGACCATGTCTACTCCGCGCCGCTCAGCTCGGCTTGCTAAGGTGAGATTTTCCATGGTTAGACACATTCTGAAAAATCGATTGTGGCCTAACAACATTGGTGCAGAGCAATCCCATGCTGGAGCCGCCTGTCGAGCTGGAGCTCCCAACTGTAATCGAACGTGTCGAGCCCGTCAAGCGCCAAACACCCAAGAGAATCACTCCCAAGAAAATGGAGGCCTTTGAGACGCCAGCAACGCCCGCGAGCCATGCTGTAAAGCCCCCTAGCACAGAGATGCACCCCAGCAAGTTCCACCCAACTACCGCCGAACCATCGTCTGCCCTTAGATTGGGCTTCGCAGATATTGAAGACACACGACGGCGCGATAGCTCTCATGGAGCAGGCCTTCAATCCACCCCGTCCAAAGTTGGCGGTGTGCCATCTTCTGCTTTCACTCTTCGTGTGCCTGCT harbors:
- a CDS encoding bZIP transcription factor domain-containing protein, which codes for MSIDNKPPNPHRDESEESTGSTPEREQIPSMTAGSGSTIINVSQDGQQPKRKGGRKPIYATSEERKQRNRQAQAAFRERRTEYIKQLEETIRVHESNLHNLQAAHRTAAEECLMLRYKNSLLERILLEKGIDVQAELQAKTGSPNLAPTHMPQNLVQPPPLQRTMMHRHHARKSSIAPKTEPGTALPPPLQPHKTAPSPKNRPAPSSHANSPNTASSAFSPAASDTMSMRGSISGLSRQQMTPISITTPSARQPMMQTGNRGAMGSGASFYPTPSFQNHIEQLEQEYEADMVDDSEIETPSGPGPYPGGFNGEQQPMLLSPASTGPGHQVTTGSQYPSMTQLLDQQPDWDPFGLSASMAFPNQPFQFDQTHLR